One genomic region from Cryptococcus gattii WM276 chromosome C, complete sequence encodes:
- a CDS encoding uncharacterized protein (Similar to TIGR gene model, INSD accession AAW42675.1), with the protein MSAKITRATKDDVPELLQLITELAIYEKAEHEVKATPELMVKNVFDNGYAECLIARRVMEDGSKGEAIALALYFFTYSTWLAAPGLYLEDLYVKANCRNMGLGKRLFGELGQIAKDRGCKRVEWRVLKWNEPSIAFYTQCLKADDLSEWDTMRIEGDEKIQRLITDFRKP; encoded by the exons ATGTCAGCCAAGATCACCAGAGCGACCAAGGACGATGTC CCTGAGCTCCTTCAGCTTATCACCGAGCTT GCTATCTATGAGAAAGCCGAACATGAAGTCAAGGCGACTCCCGAGCTC ATGGTGAAAAACGTCTTTGATAACGGATATGCTGAGTGTCTCATTGCTCGAAGGGTGATGGAGGACGGAAGCAAGGGCGAAGCTATAGCTCTTGCTTTG TATTTCTTTACCTATTCTACTTGGCTCGCAGCTCCTGGTCTCTAC CTTGAAGACCTATACGTGAAGGCTAACTGTCGTAACATGGGACTTGGCAAGCGTTTATTTGGCGAGCTCGGACAAATAGCTAAGGACAGAGGCTGCAAACGCGTAGAATGGAGAGTTCTCAAG TGGAACGAGCCATCAATCGCGTTCTACACTCAGTGTCTCAAAGCCGACGACCTTTCGGAGTGGGATACAATGCGTATTGAAGGAGATGAAAAGATCCAGAGGCTCATTACTGACTTCAGAAAGCCTTAG
- a CDS encoding nuclear mRNA splicing, via spliceosome-related protein, putative (Similar to TIGR gene model, INSD accession AAW42513.1) produces the protein MILYSFPPDFDPSKIKRRKMPKDPQQVIRLMAPFSMRCNRCGEYIYKGKKFNARKETAVGEEYYGIKVFRFYIKCPMCSSEITFKTDPKNADYTCEQGATRNFENWIENDPNGKAGAMPDAAADDDYDSDGNLREEAQERDAMADLERSQEQSKREMELMDELADLRQRNARVELNKTDQDPESLLAALHAEKISTEEEARRKAEQEEDDALVRQYFAKVAGPAGSGAQKSERTESPDGETEDTEGENTALPQLTVKRRPVPGTGKAGEPSVQSLLVAKGKVLETAGANGAGAPPQVKRKREGMQKLLGIKKKAKA, from the exons ATGATTCTGTATAGCTTCCCTCCGGATTTTGATCCGTCCAAAATCAAACGGCGCAAGATGCCGAAGGACCCTCAACAGGTCATTCGACTGATGGCGCCTTTTTCCATGAGATGTAACAGATGCGGAGAGTACATCT ATAAAGGAAAAAAGTTCAACGCGAGGAAAGAGACGGCCGTCGGAGAGGAATACTACGGTATCAAAGTGTTCAGGTTTTACATT AAATGCCCGATGTGTTCCTCTGAAATCACATTCAAGACCGATCCCAAAAATGCCGATTATACTTGCGAGCAGGGTGCTACCCGTAATTTTGAAAATTGGATTGAAAATGATCCCAACGGGAAAGCAGGTGCCATGCCAGATGCGGCAGCAGATGACGATTATGATTCGGACGGTAATttgagagaagaagctcaGGAAAGAGATGCCATGGCCGATTTGGAGAGAAGTCAGGAGCAGAGTAAGAGGGAAATGGAGTTGATGGATGAGCTGGCCGATCTTCG ACAGCGAAACGCTCGTGTTGAGTTGAACAAGACCGACCAAGATCCTGAGTCGCTTCTTGCCGCTCTCCATGCCGAAAAGATTTCAACGGAGGAAGAGGCTCGACGGAAGGCCGAgcaagaggaagacgaTGCCCTTGTCCGACAATACTTTGCAAAGGTCGCGGGGCCTGCTGGATCTGGCGCTCAAAAATCTGAAAGGACCGAAAGCCCTGATGGAGAGACTGAAGACACGGAGGGAGAGAACACGGCTCTGCCCCAGTTGACCGTCAAGCGACGACCAGTACCTGGCACTGGAAAGGCTGGAGAACCGAGTGTGCAGAGTCTTTTGGTAGCCAAAGGGAAGGTTTTGGAAACTGCTGGCGCGAACGGTGCTGGAGCGCCACCACAGGtcaagagaaagagagaagggaTGCAGAAGTTGTTAGGGAtaaagaagaaggccaaggCATAG
- a CDS encoding phosphoribosyl-ATP diphosphatase, putative (Similar to TIGR gene model, INSD accession AAW42514.1) yields MVSKSKSSQKPENLKTEEYKTDAKWLKLEKINWKDQDGKQRVWEVANRTKRPKSGVDSVHILALLFHPHKPVSTIIIEQYRPPVASTVIELPAGLIDEGEDPATTALRELHEETGYGSGKSGQGDVTVTQVSHVLAKDPGMSGANMHLVTVHVNLGEHDPEPQQHLDKGEHIIKKVVPLKYLSRHLDDYSKRGFMVDTILASIAQGWELANHFSE; encoded by the exons ATGGTATCCAAATCGAAATCTTCACAGAAGCCGGAGAACCTTAAGACAGAGGAGTACAAGACAGATGCGAAGTGGCTAAAACTGGAGAAGATCAACTGGAAGGATCAAGACGGAAAACAG AGGGTGTGGGAAGTTGCCAATAGGACGAAGAGGCCCAAGTCGGGAGTTGATT CCGTCCACATTCTTGCTCTTTTATTTCACCCACATAAACCCGTATCTACTATCATCATTGAGCAGTATCGACCTCCTGTCGCTTCAACAGTCATCG AGCTTCCTGCTGGCCTAATTGATGAAGGTGAAGACCCCGCGACAACCGCTCTTCGAGAACTTCACGAAGAGACGGGATACGGCAGCGGCAAATCTGGTCAGGGGGATGTGACTGTTACTCAAGTTTCCCATGTGCTCGCCAAAGACCCCGG GATGAGCGGTGCGAACATGCACCTGGTAACAGTCCATGTAAACCTTGGAGAGCATGATCCAGAACCCCAACAGCACCTCGATAAA GGCGAGCACATCATCAAGAAGGTCGTCCCTCTAAAGTATTTGTCGAGGCATCTTGATG ACTATTCCAAGAGAGGCTTCATGGTGGACACGATTCTTGCCTCCATAGCGCAGGGTTGGGAACTTGCTAATCATTTCAGCGAGTAA
- a CDS encoding Actin-binding protein Cofilin, putative (Similar to TIGR gene model, INSD accession AAW42673.1): MSSGVQPTQECIEKFQELKTGKKLAYVIYGLSEDKRSIVVLKASEDKDFDSFVAELPEKDCRWAVYDYEFTLPGGEGVRNKLCFIVWSPDDASVKSKMIFASSKDALRRRLEGIHAEIQATDFSEISKDVVFDKVTRK; this comes from the exons ATG TCCTCCGGTGTCCAACCT ACCCAAGAGTGTATCGAAAAGTTCCAGGAGCTCAAGACTGGCAAGAAGCTCGCCTACGTCATCTATGGTCTCTCTGAGGACAAGCGATCCATTGTCGTTCTCAAGGCCTCCGAGGACAAGGACTTTGACAGCTTTGTGGCTGAGCTCCCTGAGAAGGACTGTAGATGGGCGGTGTACGACTATGAGTTCACTTTGCCCGGTGGTGAAGGCGTGAGGAACAAGCTGTGTTTCATTGTCTG GTCCCCCGATGATGCCTCCGTCAAGAGCAAGATGATCTTTGCTTCTTCCAAGGATGCCCTCCGTCGTCGTCTTGAAG GTATCCACGCCGAGATCCAAGCCACCGACTTCTCTGAGATCAGCAAGGATGTCG TCTTCGACAAGGTCACCCGAAAGTAA
- a CDS encoding Peroxisomal sarcosine oxidase, putative (Similar to TIGR gene model, INSD accession AAW42512.1) — MGQSSTTIASQSEALASKDSKIVIIGGGGTMGSSTALHLSRRGFTDIRIMDVYPIPSNNSAGNDLNKIAGDDQIGTYEGVADTLWDAWNTDPVFKPYVHLVGKLELTVDEAGAEFLKAKVDKMRARGRTDVEWLDNEEDVRRCAPHLKNADIKGWRGLWCGRGGWVAARDALDSVGRELEQFGVKTSFGASGAFDSLILMEDGKTIKGVRAKDGSEYEADLVVLAAGAWSPALVDLEGQCISKCWVYAHLQLTPEEAATLKGIPTVYNSKYGFFFEPRPDNHLIKLCNEFPGYTNYQEWTPFGATTPQKISVPRSHADNPSDTIPTEVLEEIQRLVKMCLPQFADRPLINQSMCWCTDTDDAKWLLCEHPKWKGLVLATGDSGHTFKMLPVVGGQVADLIEGKMSEQRKFAWRWRPGVGDPNGTGRPGPPPKDLSEVDGWRHD, encoded by the exons ATGGGTCAGTCATCAACTACTATTGCTTCTCAATCAGAAGCCCTCGCGTCTAAAGATTCTAAAATCGTTATCATTGGTGGAGGCGGGACGATGGGTTCCTCGACGGCTCTCCATCTCTCGAGAAGAGGGTTTACAGATATCAGGATCATGGATGTATATCCCATACCTTCCAACAACTCTGCAGGAAATGATTTGAATAAG ATTGCCGGCGATGACCAGATTGGAACATATGAGGGTGTCGCTGATACCCTGTGGGATGCATGGAACACTGATCCTGTATTCAAGCCTTATGTCCATCTTGTTGGAAAG TTGGAACTTACAGTCGATGAAGCCGGAGCTGAGTTCTTGAAGGCCAAGGTGGATAAGATGAGAGCTCGGGGACGTACCGACGTGGAGTGGCTGGACAACGAAGAGGATGTTCGCAGATGTGCACCTCATTTAAAGAATGCCGACATCAAG GGCTGGCGGGGGCTCTGGTGCGGTCGGGGAGGATGGGTCGCTGCTCGTGATGCCCTCGATTCAGTGGGACGTGAGCTGGAGCAATTTGGTGTTAAGACATCATTTGGCGCATCTGGAGCTTTTGATTCATTGATCCTCATGGAAGATGGCAAGACAATAAAGGGTGTCAGGGCTAAAGATGGGTCCGAATATGAAGCGGATCTCGTCGTTCTTGCTGCTGGGGCTTGGTCACCTGCCTTGGTAGACTTAGAAGGGCAGTGCATTTCCAAG TGTTGGGTATATGCACATCTTCAACTCACTCCAGAGGAAGCGGCCACTTTGAAGGGGATCCCTACGGTTTACAACAGCAAATATGGGTTCTTCTTTGAGCCTCGACCTGACAATCATCTCATTAAACTCTGCAATGAATTTCCAGGCTACACCAATTACCAAGAATGGACCCCCTTTGGAGCTACTACGCCTCAGAAAATATCTGTGCCTCGCTCACATGCTGATAACCCGAGCGACACCATCCCTACAGAAGTGCTTGAAGAAATTCAGCGCCTTGTCAAAATGTGCCTACCGCAATTTGCCGATAGGCCATTGATCAATCAATCCATGTGCTGGTGTACCGATACAGACGATGCTAAGTGGCTGCTATGCGAACATCCCAAGTGGAAGGGTTTGGTCTTGGCTACAGGAGATAGTGGGCACACCTTTAAAATGCTGCCTGTGGTTGGCGGTCAGGTTGCCGACCTCATCGAAGGCAAA ATGTCAGAGCAGAGAAAGTTTGCTTGGAGATGGAGACCTGGAGTGGGCGATCCTAACGGCACCGGAAGACCTGGTCCTCCTCCCAAAGATCTCTCTGAAGTGGACGGTTGGCGGCATGACTAG
- a CDS encoding uncharacterized protein (Similar to TIGR gene model, INSD accession AAW42674.1) has protein sequence MSDPINPPEVPYKPYVPRRQRSIRPDRPLPPPPPEEDVPAVNAFERIQGYTSPPSPPPRDPSFTLAEKQLPPPPSAAPLQHADEQHQRASSSSATVPPPNFAPLPDSARHGEAQAQTSAAHLHPYHSTLPTSSDPPTVLTPLRAHYLKKTLVSLQVSHELALITDPVLGANALGLLGDPFLLPQQARQEALQRVSEIARAEGQVGDLPFLRFMFHQFLLPFPFLTAAPPTFWSAKVQPFLSSFLATTDISAQAAQTEQERKVAESLMSKDELKEAQERKKLWVKVEKHLALMFGLGIKLTNGEEVVRIGQAELKRLEAQQEERRRKWMEKHGGQQYCEAQATGFEVNVIGVRLVVEKGREFIIRTSRHGVSDVFVSRRYGDFRRLAEELRLAFPNSMIPFPPPKDKSTTAAPPPAPASTGYGYGTYNPLRAIYGSGTQSAQTTPNDSTPSLQDPDSPTTATTSGTPLSREKNRLTLRAYLNSLLTLPYVIESPILRSFLLSSPTALTPPEAVDCQRRLEADAVREEGRRRFRLEAEKRIEALREGLAKFKGEVLSKEGGLKNVFEVVKRVEKVEDLPEAEASVLEWGRISFAATIFQLFVASDTASDTLASLKRLHGLMPYFMLKGILKISNPMAMIRAVLDLFLARPFGGQSLIQRMFSSSLTEDLRMLDEDIEILQDKIDDPVLCQKVEQYVKAPFAIQEMFRKDAASEGLDLLIIILRSPDVPSLSRPQFQRVVKATRAYREYKASLAELSDSDDDEGPENEDAWLYEDLTILLKLWMRKREKEGLLALIFEGVTAELLKDIITIFYTPLAQVYKAASIADSLGDMQAFINDMIRTVEQVEELSQEDPQRTVQTFIDLVQRHEQSFYTFVHNVHSKGKGLFDSLMSWLELFLDYARSGLPSPINLEFILPHSEEERRKVLAEVDAVATYHYQLKVAHEEKIRRRFRAAAADNGGGGGMGDHIDDEAELLNSVMASLNIGETTMDEAGDLADEESEEEAEDEEGNERELADLEEGEEEKSDTSSMNLPPSPKQEAFSPPPGNASTGHSTHDRRRSSHSSTSQSLKKVRSALKFRHSDDKKSSQTGVAGGTGEARQSSPLAQGSQGRHHHVHGHGNGKRRKKGGIETLTPPGTEAIATLRPLFVEALRPSLVVQPMK, from the exons ATGTCAGACCCCATCAACCCGCCAGAAGTGCCCTACAAACCGTACGTGCCCCGCAGACAACGATCTATCCGTCCAGACCGGCCCCTcccacctccacctccagaagaagatgtcCCCGCCGTCAATGCTTTCGAACGTATACAAGGATACACTTCTCCCCCTTCTCCACCGCCCCGCGACCCGTCCTTCACACTCGCAGAGAAACAGCTCCCGCCGCCGCCAAGTGCAGCGCCGCTGCAGCATGCCGACGAGCAGCACCAACGTGCGTCGTCGTCATCGGCGACCGTGCCTCCACCAAATTTTGCTCCTCTCCCAGACTCAGCGAGGCATGGCGAAGCCCAGGCCCAAACCTCTGCCGCCCACCTGCACCCTTACCACTCCACCCTCCCCACTTCTTCCGACCCTCCTACGGTTCTCACCCCCCTTCGGGCGCATTACCTGAAAAAGACTCTGGTCAGTCTTCAGGTCTCACATGAATTGGCCTTGATAACCGATCCTGTGCTGGGCGCCAACGCCCTCGGACTCCTGGGGGACCCATTTCTACTCCCTCAGCAAGCAAGGCAGGAAGCTCTCCAGCGCGTCAGTGAAATTGCTCGTGCAGAGGGACAAGTAGGGGATCTGCCGTTCTTGAGGTTCATGTTCCACCAGTTCCTCTTGCCCTTCCCCTTTCTCACTGCCGCTCCTCCCACGTTTTGGTCTGCCAAAGTTCAACCGTTTTTGTCATCGTTCTTGGCCACGACAGATATATCCGCCCAGGCTGCGCAGACAGAGCAGGAAAGAAAGGTTGCAGAGAGCTTGATGTCAAAGGACGAGCTGAAAGAGGCCcaggaaagaaagaagcTTTGGGTAAAGGTCGAGAAGCATCTGGCGCTGATGTTTGGTCTTGGGATTAAGCTTACGAATGGTGAAGAGGTGGTGAGGATTGGTCAGGCAGAGTTGAAAAGATTGGAGGCTCAACAAGAGGAAAGGAGGCGGAAATGGATGGAGAAACATGGTGGTCAACAATACTGTGAAGCTCAGGCCACTGGCTTTGAGGTGAATGTCATTGGTGTGAGGCTCGTAGtggaaaagggaagg GAATTCATCATCCGTACAAGCAGGCATGGCGTATCAGACGTATTCGTATCTAGACGGTACGGCGATTTCAGAAGGCTTGCAGAAGAG CTTCGCCTCGCATTCCCCAACTCTATGATCcccttccctcctcccaaAGACAAATCTACCACGGCAGCGCCTCCTCCTGCCCCTGCCTCTACCGGCTACGGCTACGGCACATACAACCCCCTTCGCGCCATATACGGCTCTGGAACCCAATCAGCCCAGACTACCCCTAACGACTCGACTCCGTCCCTGCAAGATCCCGATTCACCCACCACTGCGACCACCTCTGGAACCCCGCTTTCGAGGGAGAAGAACCGCCTCACTCTGAGAGCGTACTTGAACAGCCTGCTCACTCTGCCGTACGTGATAGAATCTCCCATCCTGCgttccttcctcctctcaTCACCGACGGCACTCACTCCGCCCGAGGCCGTGGACTGTCAGCGCAGGCTGGAAGCAGATGCGGtgagggaagaagggaggaggaggttCAGGTTGGAGGCAGAAAAGAGGATTGAGGCGTTAAGAGAAGGTCTGGCCAAGTTTAAAGGAGAGGTATTGAGCAAAGAGGGCGGACTGAAGAATGTGTTTGAGGTGGTGAAAAGGGTGGAGAAGGTGGAGGATCTCCCAGAGGCTGAGGCTAGTGTCTTGGAGTGGGGAAGAATATC GTTCGCCGCTACTATCTTCCAACTGTTCGTAGCTTCCGACACCGCATCAGATACTCTCGCTTCACTTAAGCGGCTCCACGGCCTCATGCCATACTTTATGCTCAAAGGTATCCTCAAAATATCCAACCCAATGGCTATGATCCGCGCCGTCCTAGACCTTTTCCTCGCGCGACCATTCGGCGGACAATCATTGATACAGCGAATGTTCTCGTCCTCGCTCACAGAGGATCTAAGGATGCTGGATGAGGATATTGAGATCTTGCAGGATAAGATTGATGATCCCGTGCTGTGTCAAAAGGTTGAGCAGTATGTGAAAGCGCCGTTTGCAATCCAAGAGATGTTTAGAAAAGATGCTG CATCCGAAGGTCTCGACCTactcatcatcattctccGCTCTCCCGACGTCCCATCCCTTTCCCGCCCCCAATTCCAACGTGTCGTCAAAGCTACAAGAGCGTACAGGGAATACAAAGCTTCCCTTGCCGAATTGTCTGATTCcgatgacgatgaaggACCGGAGAATGAGGATGCGTGGTTATATGAGGATTTGACGATTTTGTTGAAACTCTGgatgaggaaaagggagaaggaagggtTGCTCGCGTTGATCTTTGAA GGAGTGACAGCAGAATTGCTCAAGGATATCATCACAATTTTCTACACCCCTTTGGCACAAGTGTACAAGGCGGCAAGCATTGCCGACTCTCTTGGTGATATGCAGGCGTTTATCAATGATATGATCCGGACCGTCGAGCAGGTCGAAGAGC TATCCCAAGAAGATCCTCAGAGAACTGTCCAAACATTCATCGATCTCGTTCAGCGCCACGAACAGTCATTTTACACGTTTGTCCATAATGTTCATTCCAAGGGCAAGGGGTTATTCGACTCTCTCATGTCTTGGCTCGAGCTTTTCCTCGATTACGCTCGGTCCGGTTTGCCATCCCCTATCAATCTCGAATTCATCCTCCCCCACTCGGAAGAAGAACGTCGAAAAGTACTGGCAGAAGTGGATGCCGTGGCGACGTACCATTACCAACTCAAGGTCGCGCACGAAGAAAAGATCCGACGACGGTTCCGCGCTGCTGCAGCGGATAATGGCGGTGGGGGGGGAATGGGTGACCATATCGACGATGAAGCCGAGTTGTTGAACTCTGTTATGGCGAGCTTGAATATAGGCGAGACGACGATGGATGAAGCGGGTGATTTGGCGGATGAAGAAtcagaagaggaagcagaggatgaagaagggaatGAGAGAGAATTGGCGGATttggaggaaggggaagaagagaagagtgaTACGAGCTCGATGAATCTCCCCCCGAGTCCTAAACAGGAGGCTTTTTCCCCACCGCCGGGCAATGCTAGTACTGGTCACAGTACGCACGATCGAAGACGGAGCTCGCATTCCTCTACTTCTCAGTCCCTTAAAAAGGTGCGATCGGCACTCAAGTTTAGACATAGTGATGATAAGAAATCGAGTCAGACTGGAGTTGCGGGTGGAACTGGAGAAGCGAGACAATCTTCGCCCCTTGCACAAGGATCACAAGGACGGCATCATCATGTCCATGGTCatgggaatgggaagaggaggaagaagggtggTATAGAAACGTTGACGCCGCCGGGGACAGAAGCGATAGCTACGCTAAGGCCATTATTCGTTGAAGCT CTTCGTCCTAGTCTAGTAGTCCAACCTATGAAGTAA
- a CDS encoding nucleus protein, putative (Similar to TIGR gene model, INSD accession AAW42515.1), which translates to MPAKKRCQFRVVYNIPTLNNSDNADPNAKPEMTANPPTQCPSAAMRIAGDCPHCQRVFCSTHRTPEAHNCTGMQACRDAAFQANKEKLEREKTVNSKIAQT; encoded by the exons AT GCCCGCCAAGAAGCGATGTCAATTCCGTGTTGTCTACAACATCCCCACTCTCAACAACTCTGATAACGCCGACCCTAATGCCAAACCCGAGATGACTGCGAACCCTCCTACGCAGTGCCCTTCGGCCGCCATGCGGATTGCGGGAGATTGCCCCCATTGCCAGAGGGTGTTTTGTTCCACACATCGGACACCTGAAGCGCACAACTG TACTGGCATGCAAGCCTGTAGGGATGCGGCGTTCCAGGCGAACAAGGAAAAGTTAGAAAGGGAGAAGACTGTAAACAGCAAGATTGCGCAGACATAG
- a CDS encoding actin cross-linking, putative (Similar to TIGR gene model, INSD accession AAW42672.1) → MWSPQVDMERRASQQSGLSPTPPTSKHGRTRSLSAISNFNAAMNINAGGPGGGAPMSPVRMGSPLIGPGGAVEFEWADIQARTFCRWLNKQLESHGLEPMIDVVKDFSSGVKLIQLLEIISEESLGRYVKNPKLRVQKAENAAKALNFIRSKGIKLTNIGPEDIVDGNLKLILGMIWTLILRFTIANITESGLSARDGLLLWCQRKTAGYNPEVDVQNFKGSFADGLALCALIHYHRPELLNYHGLDKKDKRNNTELAFKVAEEKLGIPRLLEVKDLCDVEVPDERSVMTYVAEFFHKFSSEDKAETGARRVEKFAEVMHGVWANKNDFERRLDLLLSALSATEQSWFIAPQPSTYPDAISYLAQFNDYKRTSKREWVKERQELAALYSNIQTKIKTYSLKTWEPSEGAKLEDLEKRWADFLVSETARSRAINASVRDIKETLKKKFARAAEDFIYRLQQIEQAIGALAGPLPQQKQTLSQLSSSIPSLRKLLSTEISDLNNSCLEAKVEENDYTVLTVDDLEYELELAEVGLKKKIAFIDNQLVSAQHTNITPAKLEEFEATFKHFAWEETNTLGMWEMHSALASLGIVYAEEELETIFSELEQHFGTITYEAWLSLLVNITQDDASSPEQLREAFRGMAGEKPYVTDLDFEYAHLPKETVSFLQEAMPEASELPELEEGIERRANGTTKAYDYNSFLEDAFA, encoded by the exons ATGTGGTCCCCTCAAGTCGACATGGAACGTCGCGCATCCCAACAATCAGGCCTGTCACCGACCCCTCCAACAAGTAAACATGGCCGTACAAGGTCTCTCAGCGCGATATCCAACTTCAACGCCGCGATGAACATCAACGCCGGAGGACCCGGCGGGGGTGCACCGATGAGCCCTGTCCGCATGGGCAGTCCTCTGATAGGGCCGGGAGGAGCAGTCGAATTTGAATGGGCGGATATTCAAGCACG AACATTTTGTCGATG GCTCAACAAACAGCTGGAAAGCCACGGACTGGAGCCCATGATAGATGTCGTCAAGGATTTTTCAAGCGGTGTCAAGCTCATTCAA CTCCTG GAAATCATCTCAGAGGAAAGTTTGGGACGCTATGTCAAAAACCCGAAGCTACGTGTGCAAAAGGCCGAG AATGCAGCAAAAGCCCTGAATTTTATACGATCAAAAGGAATCAAATTGACGAATATCGGTCCGGAAGATATTGTTGACGGAAACCTGAAGCTTATATTGGGCATG ATATGGACCCTCATTCTGAGATTCACTATCGCAAACATTAC AGAATCTGGATTATCAGCGAGGGATGGTCTGCTGCTCTGGTGTCAAAGAAAGACGGCTGGCTATAACCCAGAGGTGGACGTACAAAACTTCAAAGGAAGTTTTGCAGATGGTCTAGCTTT GTGTGCTCTGATTCATTACCACCGTCCGGAGCTGCTAAATTATCATGGATTAGATAAGAAGGACAAGCGAAATAACACTGAACTTGCTTTCAAAGTTGCTGAAGAAAAGCTCGGTATCCCT CGTCTGCTTGAAGTAAAGGACTTGTGCGATGTGGAAGTCCCAGACGAACGATCTGTAATGACTTATGTTGCTGAGTTTTTCCACAAGTTCTCAAGCGAAG ACAAAGCCGAAACTGGCGCTAGGCGAGTCGAAAAGTTTGCGGAGGTGATGCATGGTGTCTG GGCAAATAAAAATGATTTTGAGCGCCGTCTGGACCTCCTTCTCTCGGCTCTTTCTGCCACTGAACAGTCCTGGTTCATTGCGCCTCAGCCCTCAACATACCCGGATGCGATCTCGTACCTTGCCCAATTCAATGATTACAAACGAACTTCTAAACGGGAATGGGTAAAGGAGCGACAAGAGCTTGCTGCGTTGTACAGTAATATCCAGACAAAGATCAAGACGTATTCTTTGAAAACTTGGGAACCAAGTGAAGGGGCTAAATTGGAG GATctggagaagagatgggCGGACTTTTTGGTGTCGGAGACTGCAAGAAGTCGAGCTATAAACGCTTCTGTAAGAGA TATCAAAGAGACCTTGAAAAAGAAATTTGCGAGAGCGGCGGAGGACTTTATATATCGCTTACAGCAGATTGAACAGGCGATTGGTGCCTTGGCCGGACCTTTACCA CAACAAAAGCAGACTCTTTCCCAACTATCATCCTCCATACCATCCCTTCGCAAACTATTATCAACAGAAATATCGGATCTCAACAACAGCTGTCTTGAAGCCAAGGTAGAGGAGAATGATTACACTGTGTTGACTGTGGATGATCTCGAGTATGAATTGGAGCTGGCTGAGGTGgggttgaagaagaagattgcATTTATAGATAACCAA CTGGTATCTGCGCAACACACCAATATCACACCTGCCAAGTTGGAAGAGTTTGAGGCGACTTTCAAGCACTTTGCTTGGGAGGAGACAAAT ACTCTCGGGATGTGGGAGATGCATTCAGCCTTGGCGAGTTTAGGTATCGTCTATGCT GAGGAAGAACTGGAAACGATTTTCTCCGAGCTAGAACAACACTTTGGCACAATCACATACGAAGCATGGCTCAGTCTGCTCGTCAATATTACTCAAGACGATGCGTCCTCACCTGAGCAACTACGCGAAGCCTTCAGAGGCATGGCTGGGGAGAAACCATACGTCACTGACCTTGATTTTGAGTACGCGCATTTGCCTAAAGAGACAGTTAGTTTCTTGCAGGAAGCAATGCCGGAAGCGTCTGAGCTGCCCgagttggaagaagggattgAAAGACGTGCTAATGGTACCACCAAGGCTTATGACT ACAACTCTTTCCTAGAAGACGCTTTTGCATAG